Genomic window (Mesorhizobium sp. M4B.F.Ca.ET.058.02.1.1):
CAGTGCTTCGGTGTTTTGTCTGACCGCCTCAGTGTTCTCGCGGCCGATCTCCGCCACCGATCCCTGCCTGGCAGCAGCGCGGCGCGTAAGATGAGCCACACGAGAAAAATCATGATGAAAAGGCAGCCATCCGACCAACTGGTTGGTGAGCGTGGTTCCTCCCATGGCCCAGTTCCTCTCCTAGTCGTCCCTAGTCGTCCGCGTTCTGCTCGTCGAAGCCGAGCAGGTTCCAGCTCTGGCGCATATGCGGCGGCATCGGCGCGGTGACGTCGATGACGCCCTGGTCCGGGTGCGGAATGAGGATGCGGCGCGCGTGCAGATGCAGGCGGTTCTGCATGCCGCCCGGAAAGTCCCAATTGGTGTCGGCCTCGAAATATTTGGGATCGCCGATGATCGGGCAGCCAATGTAGGCAGCGTGGACGCGCAGTTGATGGGTGCGACCGGTATAGGGCTCCATCTCCAGCCAGGACAGCGACTGCGCCGCCTGCTCGACGACCCGATAGTAGGAGACCGCATGGTCGGCGCCCTTCTCGCCATGCTTGGCGATGCGCACGCGGTCGCCGTCCGGGGTCGGTTCCTTGACCAGCCAGGTCGAGATCTTGTCCTCGCGCTTCGGCGGCACGCCCTTGACCAGTGCCCAATAGGTCTTCTTGGTCTCGCGCGCCCGGAACGCTTCGGAGAGTTTCATCGCCGCAAGCCTGGTGCGGGCGACGACCAGCACGCCGGATGTGTCGCGGTCGAGCCGATGCACCAGGCGCGGCTTCTCGCCCTTCTGGTTGCGCCAGGCCTCCAGCATGTCATCGACATTGCGGGTGACGCCCGAACCGCCCTGCACGGCGAGCCCAGCGGGCTTGTTGAAGACGAAGACCTTCGGGTCCTCATGGATAAGCATCTTGGCGAGCACATCGGCGTCGCCCTGGTTGCGGATCGAATGGCCGGTGAGCGGCGCCTCGCCCTTCTTGTCGACCTCGAGCGGCGGGATGCGGACCGTTTGGCCGGGCTCGACGCGCGTGTCGGCCTTCACCCGGCCGCCGTCGACGCGGATCTGGCCGGAGCGCAGGAGCTTCTGCAGATGGCCGAAGCCGAGCCCCGGGAAATGGGTCTTGAACCAGCGGTCGAGCCGCATGCCCGCCTCGCCGGCCTCCACCGTGATCTGTTCAACGCCTGCCATTTGTCTCGCTTTGCCTCTTCGGAAGCGGGGCAATAGCATTAAGGCAGGCTTCTTGCGAGCCAAAGACCCAGAAACAGGGCGAGGATCGCGCCAATGACGCTGGCGAGCGCATAGCCGAACGCCGGCACCGCCGCGCCGCGCTCCCAAAGCGTGGCGAAATCGAGCGAAAAGGCCGAAAAAGTGGTGAAGCCGCCAAGGATGCCGGTGGCCACGAACAGCCTGACCTCGTTCGAGCCGCCGCGTCGCGCGAGCACGGCGATGAACAGGCCCATGACGAAGGAGCCGACGATGTTGATCACCATCGTGCCCCAGGGATAGTTGGGGCCGACCAGGCGCAGCGCGCCCATATTGGTCAAGTGGCGGATGCCGGCGCCGATGCCGCCGCCGATGACAACGAGAAGTAGATTGGCCATGGCGGCTTTCTGCCGTTGCCGGCTTGCCGGGTCAATCCCTCCCGGCGGCGGGTGGAACCGCGCAGATCGTCGAACGGGTCAGAAATCGCCGCTCGCGGCCGTTGTCGAGCGAGAACATGCCGCCCCTGCCCGGCACCACGTCGATGATCAAATCCGTGTGTTTCCAGGCCTCGTACTGCGAGGCGCTGATGTAGATCGGCGTGTTGCCGATTTCACCCAGCATGACGTCGGCATCGCCAACAATGAAATCGCCGCGCGGATAGCACATTGGCGAGGAGCCGTCGCAGCAGCCGCCGGACTGGTGGAACAGAACAGGGCCGTGATCGGCGATGATCTCGGCCAGGAACGCCTCCGCCTCCGGCGTGGCGGACACTTTGTTCAGAGATCTTTTGTCCATCAGATCCTCCAACAATCGAAGGAGGACGCGGCGAACCGCGCCCTCCCCCCTCGCCCCGGGAGGATCAGAAGAAGCCAAGCTTCTTCGGGCTGTAGCTGACCAGCATGTTCTTGGTCTGCTGGTAGTGATCGAGCATGATCTTGTGCGTCTCGCGACCGATGCCGGACTGCTTGTAGCCGCCGAAGGCAGCGTGCGCCGGATAGGCGTGGTAGCAATTGGTCCACACGCGCCCGGCCTGGATGGCGCGGCCGAAGCGGTAGCAGCGGTTCGCGTCGCGGCTCCAAATGCCAGCGCCGAGGCCGTAGAGCGTATCGTTGGCGATCGACAGCGCCTCGTCATCGTCCCTGAAGGTCGTGACCGACACCACCGGTCCGAAAATCTCCTCCTGGAAGATGCGCATCTTGTTGTGGCCCTTGAACACGGTGGGCTTGACGTAGTAGCCGCCGGCAAGGTCGCCCGGCAGATGGTTCTGCTCGCCGCCTGTGAGCAGCTCGGCCCCTTCCTGGCGGCCGACGTCGAAGTAGCTCAGGATCTTCTGCAACTGCTCGTTCGAAGCCTGGGCGCCGATCATGGTTGCCGGGTCGAGCGGATCGCCCTGGACGATCGCCTCGACGCGCTTCAGCGCCCGCTCGATGAACCTGTCGTAGATCTTTTCATGCACCAGGGCGCGGCTCGGGCAGGTGCAGACCTCGCCCTGGTTGAGCGCGAACATCACGAAGCCTTCGATCGCCTTGTCGAAGAAGTCATCGTCC
Coding sequences:
- a CDS encoding DUF779 domain-containing protein, yielding MDKRSLNKVSATPEAEAFLAEIIADHGPVLFHQSGGCCDGSSPMCYPRGDFIVGDADVMLGEIGNTPIYISASQYEAWKHTDLIIDVVPGRGGMFSLDNGRERRFLTRSTICAVPPAAGRD
- a CDS encoding RluA family pseudouridine synthase: MAGVEQITVEAGEAGMRLDRWFKTHFPGLGFGHLQKLLRSGQIRVDGGRVKADTRVEPGQTVRIPPLEVDKKGEAPLTGHSIRNQGDADVLAKMLIHEDPKVFVFNKPAGLAVQGGSGVTRNVDDMLEAWRNQKGEKPRLVHRLDRDTSGVLVVARTRLAAMKLSEAFRARETKKTYWALVKGVPPKREDKISTWLVKEPTPDGDRVRIAKHGEKGADHAVSYYRVVEQAAQSLSWLEMEPYTGRTHQLRVHAAYIGCPIIGDPKYFEADTNWDFPGGMQNRLHLHARRILIPHPDQGVIDVTAPMPPHMRQSWNLLGFDEQNADD
- the crcB gene encoding fluoride efflux transporter CrcB, translated to MANLLLVVIGGGIGAGIRHLTNMGALRLVGPNYPWGTMVINIVGSFVMGLFIAVLARRGGSNEVRLFVATGILGGFTTFSAFSLDFATLWERGAAVPAFGYALASVIGAILALFLGLWLARSLP